The proteins below come from a single Jaculus jaculus isolate mJacJac1 chromosome X, mJacJac1.mat.Y.cur, whole genome shotgun sequence genomic window:
- the LOC101602951 gene encoding cytochrome c oxidase subunit 5B, mitochondrial-like, translating into MASRLLRGAGALAAQALRAHGANGMAAVRSMASAGGVPTDEEQTTGLEREIMIASQKGLDTYNMFPPKAASGTKEDPNLVPSVTNKRIVGYTCEEDNSTVIWFWLHKGETQRCPNCGAHYKLMPHQMAH; encoded by the coding sequence ATGGCTTCAAGGTTACTTCGCGGGGCTGGGGCTTTGGCCGCGCAGGCCCTACGTGCCCATGGTGCCAATGGCATGGCCGCGGTGCGCTCCATGGCTTCTGCAGGTGGTGTTCCTACTGATGAGGAGCagactactgggctggagagggagATCATGATAGCTTCACAGAAGGGCCTGGATACATACAATATGTTTCCCCCAAAGGCAGCTTCAGGCACTAAGGAAGATCCTAATTTAGTTCCATCTGTCACCAACAAGAGAATAGTTGGCTACACCTGTGAAGAGGACAACTCTACTGTCATCTGGTTCTGGTTACACAAAGGTGAGACTCAGCGATGCCCAAATTGTGGAGCCCACTACAAGCTGATGCCCCACCAGATGGCCCACTGA